One Pantoea trifolii DNA segment encodes these proteins:
- the rsuA gene encoding 16S rRNA pseudouridine(516) synthase RsuA, with protein MRLEKFISQQLEVSRAIAGREIRAKKVTINGEVVRDAAYKVLPDDEVEYDGNPLVVQQGPRYFMLNKPQGYVCSTDDPDHPTVLFFIEEPAAFKLHAAGRLDIDTTGLVLLTDDGQWSHRITSPKHHLEKTYLVEVEEPIDPELVEKFAAGVQLHNEKELTKPAVLEILDEKAARLTISEGRYHQVKRMFAAMGNHVSALHRERIGDIELDEDLGEGEYRELTQQEVDSIGLPEELKQRK; from the coding sequence ATGCGACTCGAAAAATTCATATCTCAGCAACTGGAAGTTAGCCGTGCTATCGCCGGACGCGAAATCCGCGCCAAAAAAGTCACCATTAACGGCGAAGTCGTGCGCGATGCGGCTTACAAGGTATTGCCAGACGATGAAGTCGAATACGACGGCAATCCACTGGTGGTGCAGCAAGGTCCGCGCTACTTCATGCTGAACAAGCCGCAAGGTTACGTCTGCTCAACCGACGATCCCGATCATCCCACCGTGCTGTTCTTTATCGAAGAACCTGCGGCGTTCAAGTTGCATGCGGCGGGACGTCTCGATATCGACACCACTGGTTTGGTGCTGCTGACCGACGATGGCCAATGGTCACACCGCATTACCTCACCGAAGCATCACCTGGAAAAAACCTATCTGGTGGAAGTGGAAGAGCCGATCGATCCAGAACTGGTTGAGAAGTTCGCTGCCGGTGTACAGCTGCACAATGAAAAAGAGCTCACCAAACCGGCGGTGCTGGAGATTCTTGATGAGAAAGCGGCACGCTTGACCATCAGCGAAGGGCGCTATCATCAGGTCAAACGCATGTTTGCGGCGATGGGTAACCATGTCTCGGCGCTGCATCGCGAACGTATTGGTGACATCGAACTCGATGAAGATCTCGGTGAAGGTGAATATCGTGAATTGACGCAGCAAGAGGTCGACAGCATCGGCCTGCCAGAAGAACTCAAACAACGCAAATAG
- a CDS encoding Bcr/CflA family multidrug efflux MFS transporter, with protein sequence MRKEKNSPVGLVVILGLLAMLMPLSIDMYLPAMPQIAHEFAVSAGSVQMTLNLYILGFAIGQLVYGPLADSYGRKPVIVLGTLIFACAAAACALSQTIDQLIFMRFLHGLSAAAASVVINALMRDTYSKEDFSRMMSFVMLVTTIAPLLAPIIGGWLLLLWNWHAIFWTLAGAALITTMLVVTQIRETLKPEQRQRFHLRTTLGNFVALVRHKRAFSYMLASGFSFAGLFTFLNAGPFVYIEVNHVSPQNFGYYFGLNVVFLFVMTLINSRAVRRFGPVKMFRLGLVIQFAMGVWLLISSALDLGFLSLVFGVAMFIGCVSTVSSNAMAVILDEFPHMAGTASSLAGTLRFGVGALVGALLSLVSINSAWPMVATIALCATLSIVLFTYASRPQQPA encoded by the coding sequence GTGCGCAAGGAAAAGAATTCTCCGGTTGGTTTAGTGGTCATCCTCGGATTGCTGGCGATGTTGATGCCGCTTTCGATTGATATGTATCTGCCGGCCATGCCGCAAATCGCCCATGAGTTTGCGGTTTCGGCGGGCAGCGTGCAGATGACGCTCAACCTCTACATCCTCGGTTTCGCCATTGGCCAGTTAGTGTATGGCCCACTGGCGGACAGCTACGGACGTAAACCGGTGATTGTGCTGGGCACGCTGATCTTTGCCTGCGCCGCTGCGGCTTGTGCGCTGTCACAAACCATCGACCAGCTGATCTTTATGCGCTTCCTGCACGGCTTATCGGCCGCCGCTGCCAGCGTCGTAATTAACGCCTTGATGCGCGATACCTACTCGAAAGAGGACTTCTCGCGCATGATGTCGTTTGTGATGCTGGTGACCACCATCGCACCGCTGCTGGCACCGATTATTGGTGGCTGGTTGCTGTTGCTGTGGAACTGGCACGCCATCTTCTGGACGCTGGCGGGTGCCGCGCTGATCACCACGATGCTGGTGGTGACGCAAATCCGTGAAACGCTCAAGCCCGAACAGCGGCAGCGTTTTCATCTGCGTACCACCCTGGGTAACTTCGTGGCACTGGTGCGCCACAAGCGTGCCTTCAGTTATATGCTGGCAAGCGGTTTCTCCTTTGCCGGATTATTCACCTTCCTCAATGCCGGTCCGTTTGTTTACATCGAAGTGAACCACGTTTCACCGCAGAACTTCGGCTACTACTTTGGTTTGAACGTGGTGTTCCTGTTCGTGATGACGCTGATTAATAGCCGTGCCGTGCGCCGCTTTGGTCCGGTGAAAATGTTCCGTTTAGGATTGGTGATTCAGTTCGCGATGGGCGTTTGGCTGTTGATCTCCAGTGCGCTGGATTTAGGTTTTCTGTCGCTGGTGTTTGGCGTGGCGATGTTTATTGGCTGCGTCTCAACGGTGTCGTCGAATGCGATGGCGGTGATTCTGGATGAGTTCCCGCACATGGCGGGCACGGCTTCTTCGCTGGCGGGCACACTGCGTTTTGGTGTGGGTGCCTTAGTTGGCGCGCTGCTCTCATTAGTCAGCATTAACAGCGCCTGGCCGATGGTGGCTACGATTGCGCTGTGCGCCACCCTCTCGATTGTGCTGTTCACCTATGCTTCACGGCCTCAACAGCCAGCGTGA
- a CDS encoding DEAD/DEAH box helicase: MSFTLRPYQQEAVDATLNHFRRHTTPAMIVLPTGAGKSLVIAELARLARGRVLVLAHVKELVEQNHSKYQAYGLQADIFAAGLQRKQSESKVVFGSVQSVARNLDRFDSAFSLVIVDECHRISDNEESQYQLLFAHLRQHNPQLRLLGLTATPFRLGKGWIYQFHYHGMVRGDEKALFRDCIYELPLRYMIKHGFLVPPERLDMPVVQYDFSRLIPQNNGLFSEADLNRELKQQHRVTPHIIRQIVEFAEDRRGVMVFASTVEHAREILTLLPENSALVSAETAVKDRDRLIAEFKAQQLKFLVNVAVLTTGFDAPHVDLIAILRPTESVSLYQQIVGRGLRLSPGKTDCLVLDYAGNPHDLFTPEVGAPKGASDNQPVQVFCPACGFANTFWGKTTEDGHIIEHFGRRCQGVLEDDEGEREQCDYRFRFKSCPDCGAENDIAARRCNQCDKILVDPDDMLKAALKLKDARVLRCAGMVLEQGRDDKGEWLKATYFDEDGTSVSERFRLQTPAQRKAFEQLFMRPHQRAPGVELGWQTAADVIALQPLLRHPDFVVARAKGHFWQIREKMFDYQGRYRRANELR, from the coding sequence ATGTCATTCACCCTGCGCCCATACCAACAAGAGGCGGTTGACGCCACGCTCAACCACTTTCGCCGCCATACCACGCCGGCGATGATTGTGCTGCCAACCGGTGCGGGTAAAAGCCTGGTGATTGCTGAACTGGCGCGGTTAGCGCGCGGACGCGTATTGGTGCTGGCCCACGTGAAAGAGCTGGTGGAGCAGAATCACAGTAAATATCAGGCGTATGGCCTGCAAGCCGACATCTTCGCCGCCGGTTTGCAGCGCAAGCAGAGCGAAAGCAAAGTGGTGTTTGGCAGCGTGCAGTCGGTGGCGCGCAATCTCGATCGCTTCGACAGCGCCTTTTCGCTGGTGATCGTCGATGAGTGTCATCGCATCAGCGATAACGAAGAGAGCCAGTATCAGCTGCTGTTCGCCCACCTGCGGCAGCATAATCCGCAGTTGCGACTGTTGGGTTTGACCGCCACGCCCTTCCGTCTCGGCAAAGGCTGGATTTACCAGTTCCACTATCACGGCATGGTGCGCGGTGATGAGAAAGCGCTGTTCCGCGACTGCATTTATGAGCTGCCGCTGCGCTATATGATCAAACACGGCTTTCTGGTGCCACCGGAGCGCTTAGATATGCCGGTGGTGCAGTACGATTTCAGCCGGCTGATCCCGCAGAATAACGGGCTGTTTAGCGAAGCCGATCTCAACCGCGAGCTGAAACAACAGCATCGCGTCACGCCGCATATTATCCGGCAGATTGTTGAGTTTGCTGAAGATCGACGCGGCGTGATGGTGTTCGCCTCCACCGTGGAACATGCCCGTGAAATTCTCACGCTGCTGCCCGAAAACAGCGCGCTGGTCTCGGCGGAAACGGCGGTGAAAGATCGCGACCGCTTGATTGCTGAATTTAAAGCGCAGCAGCTGAAGTTCCTGGTCAACGTCGCCGTCCTGACCACTGGCTTTGACGCGCCCCACGTTGATTTGATCGCCATTTTGCGTCCCACCGAATCCGTCAGCCTCTATCAGCAGATTGTAGGTCGCGGTTTACGCCTGTCGCCCGGCAAAACCGATTGTCTGGTGCTGGATTACGCCGGAAATCCACACGATCTTTTTACCCCTGAAGTCGGCGCGCCGAAAGGTGCCAGCGACAATCAGCCGGTGCAGGTGTTCTGTCCCGCCTGCGGTTTCGCCAATACCTTTTGGGGAAAAACCACTGAAGATGGTCACATCATTGAGCATTTTGGTCGCCGCTGTCAGGGCGTGCTGGAAGATGATGAAGGCGAGCGCGAGCAGTGTGATTACCGCTTCCGCTTTAAAAGCTGCCCGGATTGCGGCGCCGAGAATGACATCGCCGCGCGGCGCTGCAATCAATGCGACAAAATTCTGGTCGACCCGGATGACATGCTGAAAGCCGCGCTGAAACTGAAAGATGCGCGCGTGTTGCGCTGTGCTGGCATGGTGCTGGAGCAAGGACGCGATGACAAAGGTGAATGGCTGAAAGCCACCTATTTCGATGAGGATGGCACCAGCGTCAGCGAGCGTTTTCGCCTGCAAACGCCAGCGCAACGTAAAGCCTTTGAGCAGCTGTTTATGCGTCCGCATCAGCGCGCACCGGGCGTGGAACTCGGCTGGCAAACCGCAGCAGATGTCATCGCCTTACAGCCTTTATTACGCCATCCGGACTTCGTGGTGGCGCGCGCCAAAGGCCATTTCTGGCAGATCCGCGAAAAAATGTTCGATTATCAGGGCCGTTACCGCCGCGCCAATGAGCTGCGATAA
- the rplY gene encoding 50S ribosomal protein L25, with protein MFTINAEVRKDQGKGASRRLRVANKFPAIIYGGNEAPVAIELDHDAVMNVQVKPEFYSEVLTIAVDGKEVKVKAQAVQRHPFKPKLFHIDFIRA; from the coding sequence ATGTTCACTATTAACGCTGAAGTACGTAAAGACCAGGGTAAGGGTGCGAGCCGCCGCCTGCGTGTAGCAAACAAATTCCCAGCCATCATCTATGGCGGAAATGAAGCACCAGTTGCTATCGAACTGGACCACGACGCTGTAATGAACGTGCAGGTTAAACCTGAGTTCTACAGCGAAGTGCTGACCATCGCGGTTGATGGTAAAGAAGTTAAAGTTAAAGCTCAGGCGGTACAGCGTCATCCGTTCAAGCCAAAACTGTTCCATATCGACTTCATTCGCGCTTAA
- a CDS encoding ABC transporter permease: MRLSPVNQQRWQRFRHNRRGYWSLWIFLIIFVLSLGAELLANDKPLLVHYQQRWYMPLLFNYSESDYGGDFSTPADYQDPWLKQRIDQQGWAIWAPIRFSDSTINFATDVPFPSPPSAQNWLGTDANGGDVLARLLYGTRISLLFGIMLTLFSSVIGIVVGAVQGYFGGRIDLVGQRLIEVWSGMPSLFLLILLSSVIQPGFWWLLLVTVVFGWMSLVSVVRAEFLRARNYDYIRAARALGVSDSRIMLRHMLPNAMVATLTFLPFILCGSITTLTSLDFLGFGLPVGSPSLGELLLQGKNNLQAPWLGLAGFFALALLLSLLIFIGEAVRDAFDPSRGR, from the coding sequence ATGCGCTTATCTCCTGTTAACCAACAGCGCTGGCAGCGTTTTCGCCATAATCGTCGCGGTTACTGGTCGCTGTGGATTTTCCTGATCATTTTTGTCCTGTCGTTGGGCGCTGAGTTGCTGGCCAACGACAAACCGCTGCTGGTGCATTATCAGCAGCGCTGGTACATGCCGCTGCTGTTCAACTACAGCGAAAGTGATTACGGCGGTGATTTCTCTACGCCCGCTGATTATCAGGATCCGTGGCTGAAGCAGCGCATCGATCAGCAAGGCTGGGCGATCTGGGCGCCAATTCGCTTTAGCGACAGCACCATCAATTTCGCTACCGATGTGCCCTTCCCTTCTCCACCTTCGGCGCAAAACTGGCTCGGCACCGATGCTAACGGCGGCGATGTGCTGGCTCGCCTGCTGTATGGCACGCGCATTTCATTACTGTTCGGCATCATGCTGACGCTGTTCTCCAGCGTGATTGGCATCGTGGTCGGCGCGGTGCAAGGCTACTTCGGTGGCCGCATCGATTTGGTCGGCCAGCGGCTGATAGAAGTGTGGTCCGGCATGCCATCGCTGTTCCTGCTGATTCTGCTCTCCAGCGTGATTCAGCCCGGCTTCTGGTGGCTGCTGCTGGTCACGGTGGTGTTTGGCTGGATGAGCCTGGTGAGCGTGGTGCGCGCCGAATTCCTGCGTGCCCGTAACTATGATTACATCCGTGCGGCGCGCGCGCTCGGCGTCAGCGACAGCCGCATTATGCTGCGCCACATGCTGCCGAACGCCATGGTCGCCACGCTGACGTTTTTGCCGTTTATCCTGTGCGGCTCAATCACCACGTTAACCTCGCTGGATTTCCTGGGTTTTGGTTTGCCGGTGGGATCGCCATCGCTTGGCGAGCTGCTGTTACAGGGCAAAAACAATTTACAGGCGCCGTGGCTGGGATTGGCGGGCTTCTTTGCCCTCGCCCTGCTGCTGTCATTACTGATCTTTATCGGCGAAGCGGTACGCGATGCCTTTGACCCGAGCCGAGGACGCTAA
- the yejF gene encoding microcin C ABC transporter ATP-binding protein YejF — MSLLTVNHLAVAFQDRRVVDDISLQIDAGETLALVGESGSGKSVTALSIMRLLPQPPVNYPQGEILFNGQDILQASERAMRGLRGNQMAMIFQEPMVSLNPLHNVEKQLYEVLSVHRGMRREAARGEMLSCLDRVGIRNAASRLQDFPHQLSGGERQRVMIAMALLTQPKLLIADEPTTALDVTVQAQILQLLRELQRELNMGMLFITHNLNIVRQLAHSVTVMRNGRSVEHNRCDLLFSQPQQPYTRELIAAEPDGQPVPLQDAKPLLQVKNLQVGFPIRRGLLRRTVAETLALKDLSFTLRRGESLGLVGESGSGKSTTGLALLRLITARGEIWFEDQPLHQLSPKQLLPLRQRIQVVFQDPNSSLNPRMTVQQVIAEGLAVHRPQLSAAEQEARVIAVMQEVGLDADSRLRYPAEFSGGQRQRIAIARALILEPQLIVLDEPTSSLDRSVQKQILTLLRRLQQQHQLAYLFISHDLQVVRALCHQLVVLRQGEVVEQGDCEALFNAPAADYTRQLLASAQGKDLSQ, encoded by the coding sequence ATGAGCCTGTTAACGGTGAATCATCTGGCGGTGGCCTTTCAGGATCGCCGCGTGGTGGACGACATTTCGCTGCAAATAGATGCCGGCGAAACGCTGGCGCTGGTGGGCGAATCCGGTTCCGGTAAAAGCGTGACCGCGCTGTCAATCATGCGCTTATTGCCGCAGCCGCCGGTCAACTATCCGCAAGGCGAAATCCTGTTTAACGGCCAGGATATTTTGCAGGCCAGCGAACGCGCCATGCGCGGGCTGCGTGGCAACCAAATGGCGATGATTTTTCAGGAGCCGATGGTGTCGCTCAATCCGCTGCATAACGTGGAAAAGCAGCTGTATGAGGTGCTGTCGGTGCATCGCGGGATGCGGCGCGAAGCCGCGCGGGGCGAAATGCTCAGCTGCCTGGATCGCGTCGGCATTCGTAACGCGGCATCGCGTTTGCAGGATTTTCCACACCAGCTTTCCGGCGGTGAGCGACAGCGCGTGATGATCGCCATGGCGCTGCTGACGCAGCCGAAGCTGCTGATCGCCGATGAACCGACCACCGCGCTGGATGTCACGGTGCAGGCACAGATTCTGCAATTGCTGCGCGAACTGCAGCGAGAACTTAACATGGGCATGCTGTTCATCACCCATAACCTGAATATTGTGCGTCAGCTGGCGCACAGCGTCACAGTGATGAGAAATGGCCGCAGTGTGGAACACAATCGCTGCGATTTGCTGTTTAGCCAGCCGCAGCAGCCCTACACGCGCGAGCTGATCGCCGCCGAGCCGGATGGTCAACCGGTGCCGCTGCAGGATGCTAAACCGCTGTTGCAGGTGAAGAATCTGCAGGTTGGTTTCCCGATCCGGCGTGGATTGCTGCGTCGCACCGTGGCAGAGACGCTGGCGCTCAAGGATCTTAGCTTTACGCTACGGCGTGGCGAAAGCCTGGGATTGGTCGGCGAATCGGGTTCGGGTAAAAGTACTACGGGCCTGGCGCTGCTGCGCTTAATCACCGCGCGCGGTGAGATCTGGTTTGAGGATCAGCCGCTGCATCAGCTATCGCCAAAGCAGTTATTGCCGCTGCGCCAGCGCATTCAGGTGGTGTTTCAGGATCCCAATTCCTCGCTCAATCCGCGCATGACGGTGCAACAGGTGATTGCAGAAGGCTTAGCAGTGCATCGTCCGCAACTCAGTGCTGCCGAGCAGGAAGCCCGGGTGATTGCGGTGATGCAGGAAGTGGGGCTCGATGCCGACAGCCGTTTACGCTATCCGGCGGAGTTTTCCGGCGGTCAGCGTCAGCGTATCGCCATCGCCCGTGCGTTGATCCTGGAGCCGCAGCTGATTGTACTGGATGAACCCACCTCGTCACTGGACCGCTCGGTGCAGAAGCAAATTCTGACCTTACTGCGTCGTTTGCAGCAGCAGCATCAGCTCGCCTATCTGTTTATCAGTCATGATTTGCAGGTGGTACGCGCGCTCTGCCATCAGCTGGTTGTGCTGCGTCAGGGCGAAGTGGTGGAACAAGGTGATTGCGAAGCGTTGTTTAACGCACCAGCAGCCGATTACACGCGGCAGCTACTGGCGTCAGCGCAGGGAAAAGATCTGAGTCAGTGA
- a CDS encoding YejG family protein gives MLQLSVVHRLPQHYRWSLEHAGEIERQEAANGVHAEDLVVLRLLSHDGHPALEILHQLKETLAQIQVECKIAQCEGQPCLLIQRDDESATNCCLKNQGVAIAETFDGH, from the coding sequence ATGCTGCAACTTTCCGTTGTGCATCGCTTGCCACAACATTATCGCTGGTCGCTTGAACATGCAGGAGAAATTGAGCGTCAGGAAGCGGCGAATGGCGTGCATGCCGAAGATTTAGTGGTGCTGCGCCTGCTGAGCCACGATGGCCATCCGGCGCTGGAAATTCTGCACCAGCTGAAAGAAACGTTGGCGCAGATTCAGGTCGAGTGCAAAATCGCCCAGTGTGAAGGGCAACCTTGTCTGCTGATTCAACGCGATGACGAAAGCGCCACCAACTGCTGCCTGAAAAATCAGGGTGTCGCTATCGCCGAAACCTTCGATGGTCACTGA